GAACATTAGGCTGTGAAAACCTATCACGCATGTCAATCCACAAATCCTTCGCAGTGTGAATATACATCGCACTAGTAGCAAGATCTTTGCTCAAGGAATTCAACAATTATGAAAGAATGGTAATGTTTGCTCAGTGCCAAGCACTGTACAGAGGATGAGAGAAATCAGGCATGGAAATCAAACCATCAAGGAAGCCAAACTTGTTCCTTCCACTCAATGACAGAAATACAACCCTTGACCAACTGAGATAGTTTTTAGGACCAATCAATGGTTGAGAAACAAAGACAACATTTGTAGGTGGAATGAAGTAAGGGCTTGATGGATTGGTATTTGCATCCTTCATTGGAAGTGCTTGATTGGAAGGTCTTTGATTTGTAGTATTAGAAGAATTGGTAGGAATTAGATATGATTCTGAAGTTGTGTTGGTAGCGGAAGCCATGGATGAGCTATTGAAGCTCTAATATCATGTTAAGAAACTGTTCTAGAAAATATTGGAAGAAAACCAATTTCTCTGAATTGAAAATAGGAAAATGAGAAGCAATTGTTAATTTACATTGTGCTTTTCCCTTATATACACAAAGcagtaaaagagagagaaagaaagaatctTAACTAACTACAAAAACTCTAACCGCCTAATTAACAGCTGTAAACTACTTAGATTAGTTCATACGTGCCATTAACTACACGTGCTAACATATGAGTCTTAAAACTTAAGTGCTACGATATCGTTTTAACTTTCAACTTTACTTTCTTCCTTTTAGTCTCAGCTATGTTGTTTTGTCCTGTTGTATCTTCAGTGCATTCCTTCAagtcttctttcttcttgactgcccctttttctttcttagtaGAAGTcccaacaaataacaaaaatgctAGGATCACAATTAATAccacaatttttgttacaactTGTCTAAGTAGCAAGTgttctagaaaatatttgaagaaaacCAATTTCTCTGAATTGAAAATAGGAAAATGAGAAGCAATTGTTAATTTACATTGTGCCTTTCCCTTATATACACGAAgtagtaaaagagaaaaaaagaaagaatcgTAACTAACTACCAAAACTCTAACTGCCTAATTAACAGCTGTAAACCACTTAAATTAGTTCATACGTGCCATTAACTACATGTGCTAACAGATGAGTCTTAAAACTTAAGTGCTATGACATCGTTTTAACTTTCAACTATACTTTCTACCTTTTAGTCTCAGCTGTGTTGTTTTGTACTGTTGTATCTTTAATGCATTCCTTCAagtcttctttcttcttgacTGCCCCTTCTTCTCTCTTAATAGAAGTCccaataaataacaaaaatgctAGGATCACAATTAAAACcacaacttttgtcacaacttgTCTAAGTAGCAAGTTGTAGCAAAATTTTGGCTTTATTGTGGTCCTCGCATTACTGATTAAATAATGCAATTCAACATAACATAATCACAATTCCACAATTCTTCCAAAAGTAGAGTGATCGTTCTTTCTTATAACCATTTAGGCAATTTCCTAATGCCTTCAAATggaatatatatagaaaaactaAATAGCAGCCATATTAAGGTTGTATCGATGTAAAAACCGTTTCAACTCATATAAGGTCATACAACAAAAGTTAGTGCAACTCCATAGACAAAGTGTCCAAAAGAAGATAGTTTTGTTGCATTTGGACTACCTTTCTTGTGAGAGCATCAGCACAAAAGATTGCCTCCTTGTAGCAATAGCTTAGCTTCCATACAGGGATTTGGTTCAACAAATTTCTGTAATCATCAACAATTGGTGAAATTTTTAGGGGCTGAACAACCACAAGTCCAGCCCACACATTTTGTCaaagctcattaaatgagctAGTGACAAAAGCTtattaagaaataaatgaaGTTAGCTTTTATGTACAAAAAGTTTAGCAACATTTATGAAGGGATGTACAAAAGTCAAACCACATGAATGAAGATGTGATAGAGCTACAAACGAGTTAAGCTTTGCCGAGTAGTGCGTGTTTGAGTTTGGCTTGTTTATAAAAATCAATTGCTCAAACTTGGCTTAAGCTTGAGACAAGCCTAAAAACAATGTTTGAACCTGAACTGATGAGAATGCCAAAAAGCTTAAGTTTGGCTTGGCTTGATTTGAAtaattagtcaagccaaactcaagcttaatatcaagctcaaactcgAGCTCAAGTCAAGTTTTTTTGGCTTAGGAttcaaaaaaattgcattatcAAATGCTTATATAACCAAAAATCAAgtaaaccaaaaagaaaagaaaagaaaataatatactcattttatcatgcttCTAATTCCACTAGTGATTAGAAATTGttcaaattacaactttacataattaaattcattcattcatcattCATCATCTATAGCttgagtaattaaaaaaaaaatgtaacttaaGTCTAAAAGTGTTCCATGGTCAGATTAGAGggagtgttaaaaaaaaattagatgaaagACGAAAAATTAATGGATAGTGATAAGTGGTCTCATCTGAACTATGTTATTATTAAGATATGTGTAATGTCATAATAAATGAGTCTAAGCTTGGCATGTTTTGTATCAAGCCCTATTGTTCACGAGCTTGTTCacgaacaattttttttgcttgggcttggTTTGTTTATCAAACGAGCCTAAAACTAAGTCTCATTCTtgacttatttataaacaaacaaacataaacgaGCTTTTTATCAAGTCGAGCTCGAGTTGCTCATGAACAACTTGGTTTGTTTATAGCCTTATGTTAAGCTTGTGAGACACGTTGAagatagagaagaaagaaaaagatgaagaaatataaaagaggccattcggccatttggtgtagaagagaaaaaagagagaagccCCAAAGTATGAAGGCTGGTGCAATCTTGAAAAATTGCGTGAGTGAGAGCAAGCAAATGAGAAGAGAAAATATAGAGAGCAAGATAAAATTGTGAAAGAAACACAGTAAAGAAGAAAGCagtgagtgaaaagaaaaatcgaTTTTTTCTATACTCAAACTTGTATCTCTAAGTGTTGTAATCTTTATTtaatatagtgaaattatttggagtttgtcctatgatttttttttttttttcaagaaaaaagagTTTGCACGTAAATCTTTACGTTCTTGTATGATTGTGTTTCCGCTGTGCTTGCTGAAATTTATTCAcaattatatagaatttttttcaacataaaatttaacgTAATTGTCTTTTCTATTGGACAACAAACTAACAATAGAGTTAGCATTAATTTCAATTTCGACAGCTTGGATTAGAAGGTGTATACAAAGGGCAAGACTATCTCTCATTGCCTATAGCTCAGCTTCTAGGCTACTTGCCCAGCCTTTAGCTTTAGTGAAAACTTTGTGTTTAAGCCCAATAATTTTAGtgttataatataaaaatgagattaaattctataaggatagGGTgaaaaacccatgttttacaccatctaATAAGTGATTACCACATtagtattttacttaaaattcaatacatcctactacacctaataacatctcaataaattcccaatttggttgaatttatatatgggtattaaaattgatagtatgattgtgtttattcttaaatatgtgataagcTGATGTGGCATGTTATGATTGGACGggtaaaacatgggttttacaccacGTCCTTATAGAATGTAATCTCTATAAATATTAATGTAACACTAATCTAGAATAAAATGCATTTCATACATATTGACTTTTTAAAAGTGGTCCATATTTAGCTAAATAatactgtggggcccaacaattcgtggaccaggcccatttgcccttagagagtccgaaagcccaatccgaggagagctgtggcccaagctctacaacgcagagcacaaaagaattttgggaggcagccgaggacagtgtagttctcggcagatccatagtcccaccagaacaaaggggtgaaactggtatagggacgaattcgtaaggagatccaagataccttggggaggttatccttactacccttccagataagacccagcgcctgacagagccgtactctgcagctttatcaaaccatccccaacaattccgggattggactgatgggacaaatgtcagtgtttgtaaaaactgaccctacacgtggacgaaggatagcgaatgcaagctagtataaaataaggaagtaagtaaatCACGAGAGGGGCCagccccaaagaaaaaaagaaagactacgtGGGGAAACATCTCAACCAGACTGGACTTCACGGAAGAAATCccgtcgttgggtaaccgggataagatctcaaaaggtcctcggatcagctccaaggagctccatcccacggggtacgacgccttagagcttcctctaaagccatgaccgggcatcgccacTTGGCCAGCGGCTaacttttcaagcccactctctacaaatcatattgtgagggacctttattgcgtgagcccaaaaatgttagtgggccgcaaaggaatcgtgtccttacaaatacTATATTGGGTAATatactattttggtctctaaactttaacaaaagtttgtttttcgtctttaaactttataaagttattttttcatctctaatctttgtaaagaattttttcaattgtttagagacaaaaaaaaaaaaaaaaaagggatgaaaaaagaattattattttttcaatagtttagagatgaaaaacaaatttttagtaaagtttaaggacataaataaaaaattttcaataatttagggatgaaaggcgaatttttcaatagtttagggacgaaaaataaactttttaaagtttagggatgaaaaacaaatatttgataaagtttagagaccaaaataatattttaccctaCTATAATTTCAtacaaatttgcaaaatttccctatatcatttatataaaataaggaTAATCCCAAAAAGATACATGGTAATTGTTCCATATCAAAATATGTTGCTCACGATGTATTTGCCTTAACCGGAAGTACCTGGATTTAGCttggaagaaaataaagatcTTTAGGTGCAATCCCCATATTACATTCTTGGAAATCTAGATGTGAGAGTACTTTAAATTTCTTGAACCAATCGCTATGTAAAATTAAGCCACTCATCTAGGGATGGAGGTATCATTGGACTAGAGGAGGCAATcgccccccaaatttttttaaacaaaatattattatatatatgtgtactaattttagtaattttgttctatcaaattacattttatttcctttaaaCAATaccattgattcttttaagccTAATGTTATacttacaaacttttttacaacctttttataaaatgttttgttgtaaattcttattggtttacATAATGGGCCCACCactcatattatttttttacttgccAGTAATCACTTAtcatatcaataatttataaaaaacttataaaactaaaaaaatagctcaataataaaaattaccaatagtaaaataaataaataaattaaaaaaaaagctcaactaaccaattttattcaaaataaataatcctgccctttaaaaaattctaaataaaaataattttgctcttACCTatacacacccaaaaaaaaaaaaaaaaaaaaaaaaacctcaatagCTAAGCCTAAGTAGTAGCAAAGTCAGAAGTTCAAACTGCCGCACACAAACAACAATAAAGCCCTAACTCAAAGTTTTGACTCCATCCCTGCACTCATCCCTGATCCCTGGTACCACTTAAAAATCAATATGTCACTATGCTCACTCTAGTAAGGATTGAGTTAAATGAGACTAATAATTTGCTTTCACTTACTTTCTCCACTTTGAATGGCTTGCAACTCCAATTTTCAAGGTAGCTAAGTTCATTAGAATTATGTGACATAACTCAATATTTTATGATGTCATTGTTTTAAATAAGGGATTATTAAAACATTTTTGGGAAAAGTTAACAGATGCGAACATTGGTTTAAGaaatcattttagaaattttttatgagaaaagaaaaaaataattgattttttgacaactttttatatttttcataaaaatagtattaaaactttcttaaaatgatttcatgAAAAATGTCCTAAATGCACCGATTAATTAAACCCCAAcattttttatgaaatgtttgtGGTGCAAGCTCTAAATTTTTCATGGAATTTTACTACAGTTTATGCTAGTCCCAGGTTTAAGGAACAATGcttatttggaaaattttgaaaacagtGGCTTAGTTGCATAACTTGCTATGGGTCATTGTGGGAGATTTTAAATGAGattctttcaaaaaatgaaaagtttagAGATAGGCAATGGACCTAGGGTTGAATGTTTGTGGTGTGTTGGACCTAGAATTCTGTGGCCCTAAATTCACATGGATCAATCCTAGTGGTACTTTACAAATTAATTCAAGAAAGGCCCAAACGTTGTTGGGCTAATGTAACTTTTAAAGGCTTTGTCCCCCAGACCTAATAAACTTTTTCTTGTCTCACTCACTGCCAATTGGAATAGGAAACATCTTGCTAAAGAAAAGAAGGTTAGCCTGATTAGTTCTTCTCATCTTCTAGGACCTTGCACTTGACCATATACTTTGCCACAGTTTGTGTAAGTGTCAACTTGTTATTGGATTACATCACTTACACATGGATCCATTACTGGTACATAGTgaaaactaatcaaattatcGATTGTCACATGTTTAAGTTGTGATTAAGTGACAAGTGTGTGGTCTTAGACTTTTTGTAACCCAATggtaataaaaagaaattagcTAAGTTATTGCTCCTATTCAGTTTCTTTTAAACCTCTTGGTATAGCATACTATTGAAAATACCTCTATCCTTCACCACCTACTATCATTGACATTCTTGAATTAGAGATGAAGGAATAAAATTGTAAGACTAAAAAGCTTATCAATTGGGAAATGGGTTGATAGAGATGATGTTAAGCTCATTCGGGGTAGGTTTTGTGAGCTTTATTCCTCAGAGCATGTTACAAACATCAATCTGCAGGATCTTTCTACTGAGTGATGTTACAAATTAACAGAGGAAAACCAAATGCTTAATGCAACACGTtattatgagaaaacagtgaaagTTTTTGGGACCTATGCCTTTTAGGCTCCTAGTCTAAATGGGATTCGTGCTGACGTGCTGTATTTATCCGAAGGTATTGTCTCATTGTTGGGGACATTGTCAAGAAAGAAATTCAGAGCATTTTGTCTTATATTCTCATGCTAGATGTCCTAAATCAGACTACTGAATCGTAATATTGAATCAAGGAATGAAAAATCTtacttttcattgaaaaaaaaaagaaaaaagcaagaGAACAATATGAAAGGAATTGATGTGTACGAGAAAAAAATCTTACCAACTTTTCATAATATGTAGTTACATGCGTAAAGTCTCGCCCGTAATGAAAGGAATTTGAGATCTAGTACAAGATGAATGCAGTTATACCTCTCATCATGGGTAATTATGGCTATAACAGTGAACATGACTAAAatgtaaaagagaaaaaagaaaaaaaagggccTAATCCAATATAAATACTAACTCAGCATTTGGAGATTCCCACAAGGACCGtggtggtttttatttttatttttttttattaattattttttacatgCTCAAATATATTGGGATTATTTGGGTATGTTTGGTAGAAgagtttgagtaatattgtttgtatttttttgaaataaatgtggatgaaaaaatatataaaaatatgtataatattgtttaaaaactaaaaatgtgtTGTTTAACTACTTTACCAAACAGgttctttatgtttttcttgATATATGTGACaatttaactttattattttaaaagtatataaaatacTATGAGTATTTGATAAAACATTTAATACACATTTATATCctcttctcaaaataataataataataataatacacatTTATATCCTTTAGGCACAGATGAACAAaagcataacaaaaatattagcAGCGATTGATAgacaaacataaaaataaaaggaaaatcctaaagttatacaaaaaattttatcataGAATGTTTAATGGTTAATATGAGAAtaaatgtttttactttttagtggattacaaaaaaaaattaattaatgaatgATTAATTACTTCATTATAATTTGATGACTAATCAATTTGTTGAGACATTTAATACAGTATTACTCATTTTGTAATatgcttatcattttttttttttatttgataggaATATGCTTATCAATTATCatcacacaaaataaaattgtgaaaatagtGTTCCTAGGCATAGCACCGACACAACCCAACACcagcacaaaacaaaacatcTACAAGAAATGGCCTGCATTTGTCATATCATATGTCATCATTTCTTGAGGAGACAGAAACAAGCCAGCATTCCActcatctctcaacaaaaaaataaaataaaaaaaagtcaaacttttttatTCACAAGAGTCCCTACCCCATTGGTCCTAGCATTATTAGATAGAGTGGACCCCACAATGAAAAAGGACACTCGTGATCAATCACCGTCCAACACTCACCCTGCAGTCTGCACGTTAGATCAGATCAGATCAGATTAATTCACACGGGTCCCACCACATTCAACAACAGCAACCACGACAGCTCTTGTCAGCAACTATTGTTTATTTACAACCACAGATTTTTCACATACATACGTGGCCGGTTCTGGACCGTCCAAAATTAAAAGGCTGCCCACTCTGATTTTAATGCTGTGGCGATGGATACGATCAATGTCCTTTTCTTCTTGTGTCTACGTACCACCTTACGTTAGCTCTTAGGCGCATCTCCCACGCGCAGCAAGGGCGCGTGCGGTGTTTTTGTTGGGGTGTTTGGTGGAGGGAACCGGGGAACAACTGGAGATCAGAATCAGATGGTGCTCAGCTCAGACCAGACCAATCAGGACCTTTGACACCTGTCAAAATTTGGTACTACGAATACACTTGCGACCCAATTTCCCGACTTACTGACTTATACAACTGTAAGCgtatgataaaaaattattagtaggTTTGTAAATTGAAATTGACCATCCacaattgtaaaatttgaaGAGAGGGAAGATTAATAGGTTAAGGATTGCATTGAAACAACATGACATAATAACTCTAAGTGGGACTCGGTGACGTGTTGCCACGTCATCTGGGTTTTGAGCTGTTGATGTTAGGGGGGATGGTGGAGATGCCTTGCTTGCAGAGCTCAGCTAGTACACTATCAGTGGAAGGAGGCTTGAGCCCCAAGGGTAAGGGTAGCCATGGCTTGCCAATTGCCTCTTTCACAACCTTGTCAATTACCTCCTCTTCCTGCTTGCAAAGCAATAATTTAATGTAAATATAAGGgcatttttcacatttgattttATCACACTTTCGTGTTAACATCTTGCGGGTCACAACATGGGGAGCTAATATTTAATGTTCATGGTACTGAACCATCTTGgtacaaaatataatatagcTTCCATCTCATACctttttaaccattatttttttataaaagtcaTTTTTATTTAGAGGAGAAGGATTGTACAGTTTGTACAAAGTATACACCAAGAtataacataaatttttttttttttttttttttttaaaattaaaattagaattagGTACGTTATTTTTCATAACTTGCAAACTAAACCGAATTCCAATTCCAATTTCTTGGAAATTATGACTCAGTACCCACGTTTGTAGTAAAAATATATGCATCAAcctcaaaatttataaaaatgggCAAGAAAAGGAAGTGTGTTAATAATTACCGGATGATGGTCAACAGGTGGCATGCCACAACTATTATCAACTGCACCAGCATGATAAAATTCTGCAGCATTCTGCATTAAGGGAAATGAGAATCAAGATATAAGAAACGATTTATTTTTCctgataattcgatagttacaataaTTGGTAAAGAAAATTTGAACCTTAGTTCTAACATAGGAGATCTATGCCACTGAACTATTAGGCTTTTGGCAATTTATGAGATCATATAAAGGCATGTATCTTCATAACCATAGTTGGATATATGACACATTTGAGGAATGCATGAACAAGATCAAAAGCTCTTCATCAGCACACTCACTTGAGGGTAGGAGGTATAAGGGTGATGTGTAGGTGGCACAACAGGGCAGCCCCAAGCATGATCAGCAGGCATCTGAAACATCAAAATATCCCACATTATCAAACACGCAATAATAATACAACCACCTAGTCAAAACTAAAATTCAAGGGTTTTGCAGTTGTGCATGTTCACTGTTGAGAAAATAATACAACATATAGTCATGTCAAAAAAACATGCATTACCCCTGGATAAGGGTTCCAATGCCAATTATTTGTTGGTTGCCATGCAGGATAGCCAGGTTGACCCCACAATTGGGCTCCAGCTTGTTGACTGCCAGGTTGTCCCCATACGGGATAAATCGGAGCTGTGGAGAGGGTGTGATTAGAGTGATAGGGAGGGTAAGCCATGACTGGTCTCTGTTGATAATAATTTCTCTGCATTAGATCTCTTGTACGCGGCCATCTCCGTTCTTGTTCCTTGGGCAAGATATGTCTTCTGTGCATTCGGTATTTCTGTTTGAGAACAAATGGTTATTCATTTGATTAATGCATTTGATATTTCTGTTTTGCAACAAATACTTAATTCATCTGATTAGCCAAGAGAGGCGATTTGATCACTaacaataatgtgaaaacaTGTCATGCAGGGTAAAAATTATGAAGTAATATGTTAGGGATACCAACACTGCATATTTTACTACATAAACTTGACCAATTGTTGAAATGGTAGCAATCAAACTCATTGTCATGTCAATATGAATGTCATGTCAATTTGTATGCATTTTATAGTAATAATGGTAATAGCTTTAGTATTTTCCAATCACATTCATTCATTGTCATGTCAATATGAATCTCAGTATTAAATTAATGTCTAAAAGATGGCATGATGTGAAAAAAGGTTTACCATGGAACAAGTTTTAGATACAATATCTGGAAAGGTTAGCAAATTATGTTCGGGTCTTTcatcaagaaaatgaaaatcatattgaaacaGAACCTGATTGGGTGGTAATAGCAATACAGAATACCAACCTGGAGATGGCTTGCTACATTATGCCTTGTTAAACCTTCCACTTTCATGAGCTCTAGTATCCGAGAAGGAATGGCATGATCAACACCTAGTTGCTCCACTGCATGCACAAACTTCTTGTGCAGTTCTTGTGTCCAGTCTACctgaaaccaaaacaaaaaatatatatcaaaatataatcTGATGGTTACCATGTCCAAATGCTAACCTAACACAAATTTAAATTAGTGAATATTTTTTACTACAGTAGTACCTATATAACTGATCATGAAGATATGAccgaaagaagaaaaacaaaacaaaaaggggTATGCTATTGATATGAAACCTCTAAGTATAATCACAATGGTACAAAATTACATATACTGGTGAAAAAGACTCTCCTTAGACATCGAATTTTCTCAAAACTTTGAGAATTGTGTTGTTATTTACTCAGAGTTTTAGTTATTTAATGGATTATGGATCAGTGATCTATGGTTGACTTGTTTAGACTTCAAACATGCtcccatttttaaaaaaaaattaacattccTTCAAGAAGATGTGAATTGACCACGGCATCACATGCAGTTGAAAACTGTAATACCAAAACCATAAGTTTCAAATGTAAAGTAAAAGAACTTACTCTAAGGCCTTCATAACAAGAAAGTTTATCTTGTGACAGGCATTTCAAGTCCCCATGTAACAAGCTCGCACATGGCAATCACTCATTGGCTTGTTACATGGATGACTTCGTATGCCTATCATAAAACCAAGTACTTGGAcaattttttagaacttttaaGTGAATTTTAGTTGTTTAGGAAGTTATTGTGGTTATGAGCACCTACGTATTCTCAAATTATTGGATCATGTGGGACAAATTAGTGTATGTACTCTAAACATCGGGCAATATCGGGGAGTTCTTCAAAAAGTTGCTATGACTTTCATAAATTAGATTACCTTCATCTTCTTCCGATTAGATCTAGCCCCACATGAATTATGAGGTTGAGATGGTTTAATTGGTTTTTCAGCACAATCATCTCCTTTGTTGCTGAGACTATCTATATTATGTAGGTGATGAGACACCTTTCTCTCACTTTTAAAACCATCAGCAGactcctcttcctctttgaCCAGATTCTTTTCTGGTATTTGAAGTTTGTCCTCCTGAAGAGTGCCTACACAAATTGAATCACCACAAGTAGTTTCGACAGATTTAGATTCCCCATCTTGCTCACCGATCTCTTTTTCTGTTGAGCAGTTAGTTTGATCTTGGCAATCCCCATCATCCAGTAACCGTGTTCCCTGTTTCAATTGTGGGGTCGAAGGAGCTGGGTACTTATCACTTCCTGCTGAGTGCTCCTTGTCATTTTCATGAACAAGGGACTCATTTTCAGTTTCCATTGATATTCTATTCTCAGGTTCTCCATTTTCCACTTGTAGCTGCAGCATGGACACTACAGACTCTTTGACAGGCTTTAGTGATTCAGAGAGGTTGCTACCCCCAGCATTGAATGCCTGCACAGTATTTAcaacataataatttttctgCTCTCAATAATTGTACTATATATCTAATAGTAAGTCCAAACACAATGCTTCCAAAAATTCAGACAGACCTTGTGAACCACATGCTGCCAAATATTCCTGAGTTTCTCCTCAGAAAGTGGCTTCCGCAAGAACTCAACTGCACCTAgctgaaaaattataataacatAGACATATTAACATTTATGATGGATTGGAAATGCACTCCAGGTTGTCATGACATATGAGTTTAGCATCAAACTCCCAGTAAAGTTCAAATAGAAATAACCAAAAGTTAAAGATCATTTTATTGAAGCATTGGAATTTAAACTGAGAAGTTCAAATATTGGTCTATGATTATAAaggaccaaaaaacaaaatattacaaaagaaaatccatttAAAAGATTGTACGATTAGATGTGCACGATTATTTATTGCAAATTTGCACTTAAGACCTTACCGCTATGCACTTCATCATGGTGCTCAGGCAATGAATGTTTGAAGTCACTGCAACAAGAAGATCATATTGCTTTACATAAGAAATTGTACATGACGTTGGAAAGAAGAGTCCTTCCATAACTTTTTCCCTTACTCTACTTTACACTGACATCGATGGTAAACTAGTAATCTGGTTTCttgtgaaacaaaattttgaaaaggttcaaaaacaaatattataaaaagagAAAGGTAAAGGATAAAACAGAGATAGAGGTAAACGACATAAGTATAAGAACTgaaacaaagttaaaaaaattgactagAAAGATAACATAAAAAGAAACCTTTATATTGAATATAGACCAGTTGGGACTAATTTCTGAACTTACTAATGGTTGGCAAGTCCTTAGCAGTTTCGAGAAATTTGAAACTCCCATGGCTGTCGCTTGTTCCCACCTGTGACCACATGTGCTTTTAAAAGATACATACATGTGTAGTAAGAGTGCAACATAGCACAAAGGCTCATTTATCTCAATGCTAAACATATCAAGGAAGCAATTACCTTAATGCAGATAGATGAAGTGTGCATTACGATGATGTTAGAGACAAGATGAGATGAATGAAGCATGTTTACTTATGGATGCATTTTCTGGAATATGAATTTTTAGAAGGAAATAGAGGGAATCATTTTTCTTGATCTGGGATATTTACAACGTATGGTAAATAACTCATTATTTTCCATATATGCATGT
The sequence above is drawn from the Quercus lobata isolate SW786 chromosome 12, ValleyOak3.0 Primary Assembly, whole genome shotgun sequence genome and encodes:
- the LOC115971058 gene encoding two-component response regulator-like APRR2 isoform X3, translated to MLLLWRWEQATAMGVSNFSKLLRTCQPLLGAVEFLRKPLSEEKLRNIWQHVVHKAFNAGGSNLSESLKPVKESVVSMLQLQVENGEPENRISMETENESLVHENDKEHSAGSDKYPAPSTPQLKQGTRLLDDGDCQDQTNCSTEKEIGEQDGESKSVETTCGDSICVGTLQEDKLQIPEKNLVKEEEESADGFKSERKVSHHLHNIDSLSNKGDDCAEKPIKPSQPHNSCGARSNRKKMKVDWTQELHKKFVHAVEQLGVDHAIPSRILELMKVEGLTRHNVASHLQKYRMHRRHILPKEQERRWPRTRDLMQRNYYQQRPVMAYPPYHSNHTLSTAPIYPVWGQPGSQQAGAQLWGQPGYPAWQPTNNWHWNPYPGMPADHAWGCPVVPPTHHPYTSYPQNAAEFYHAGAVDNSCGMPPVDHHPEEEVIDKVVKEAIGKPWLPLPLGLKPPSTDSVLAELCKQGISTIPPNINSSKPR